The Apodemus sylvaticus chromosome 19, mApoSyl1.1, whole genome shotgun sequence sequence AAGGATGTAGAAGTGACCACAGCTGCCCCATTTTCCAAGATGGTGGGGAGGGAATCTTCTGACTTTTTCCTGGAAGAGGAAACGTGCCTTTCTTCAGGGGAAGGGGTGGTGTCCTCAGGCAAAGCCTCAATCTCTAGCTCAAAACGTTGGGACCCAGGGCTCTCTTCCTCCAGAAGCGGTTCATAGAGACGGTCTCTACTGCTTTCTGCGTCAGTGCTGGGAGGGTCCAGGGATGCTCCTGGAGGTGATGCTGGTGCCTCTGTCAGTCCTCTCTTTTGCTGCTCCTCAGGAGACCTGAGCCCTTCTGTGGGCTGTGAGTTCCTTCTAGGGAAAATGTGTGAAGGGGATGTGGGGCTTGTATCTCCTTCGTTAtctggaaaagaaaaggggagggatgGATAAAAACAGGGGTTGAGGATCTGGGGGGAGGAAAGGCTCAACAAGGAGCCCCTGTCCAACAGAGCAGAACTAACCCCACAGGGGTCCTCCCCACAGGGGTCCTCCCCACAGGGGAGCTCcgttcacacatatatatatacctcctccttcctcctcttcttcatcaccCCCCTGATCTTCCTGCAACTGTTCTAAatcctcatcttcatcttcagtggcctcttcttcttcttcttcttcttcttcttcctcttcctcctcttcttcctcctcctcctcttcctcctcctcctcctcatcatcattactttcctcctcctcatcttcgtCATCATCATCTGACTCAGCTTTGGAGGTAGTAGGGCACTCCTGGGTTGCCATTCCACTAGGACCCTGGGAGAAAGAGGAGTCTCTCTTAAGGAATTCCGGGCCCCAGAGCTCTTTGGTAGTACAAGGACTCTGGGAGCTCATTAGTGCTAGGGAAGAACCAATGTCCTTTCCCTGCTTCCGTAAGCTGCTCTAGGGGTCACCCTGGAGTCCCTGGTGGCAGTGCAGGGTGAAGACTAGATCTGACAGGTGTTTAACCCTTCCATACCTCACCAGAATCCGAGGAGGCTTTGGGGGGGTCTGAAGACTGGGAAGCGGTGCCTAAGAGCCGGGCCCGTCTCTTCTGCCTCTCGCCCTCCTCAGTCTGGTCTTGCATCATTGCATACTTGGAGATGACCTCGTCCAGGCGGTTCATGGCCAAGGTTCGATTTTCCCGAAGGCGGCGAGCCAGCGTGGGATCAGACAGGGCTGGGTCAATGCCTGTGTGGGAAGACAGGGTCTGAGCTCCGAGTCCCAATCCTACAGGGTTAGAGATGCGGCCATTCAACCTGAAGGAGGCCCCTGCCCGGGGCTCCTACCTGGTCTGTAGTCATCTGTGAGGTGGCAGCCAAAGTTGTAGATGAGATCCAGGTGGCGCCGCTCCTGTAACCGGACACCCACGTCCCGGAAGGCATCCTGAGCCAGGAGCTGGAGCTGCTGCCTGGGAAGGCCCAGACTGTGGCGGGTGGCAGCCTTCTCCACGGCTCTCAGCACATCCCCATAGTCTGGGAAGGTGTCAGGCCCCGGCTTGTTGATGAGCCGCTCAATGCGCCTGTTGACCTCCGGGTACCGGGTGCCTCTGTAGGGGATTCGCTGCTCTATGACCCGTCCCGTCAGGGAAGAGCAGTCCTTCAGCTCACACAGCCGTCCAAAGAGGCGGATCAGTTTCCTCTTCAAGCGGGCCTCCTGTAAGTACGAGGAGTCGGGGTCATCCAGCTCTGACAGATCCAACTCTTTCTCCTGCAGCCGCCGGATCTCCGCTACGTACAGTGCCAGCAGTTGCTCCAGGCGCTGGATCTGCCTCCGGGAACCACGAGTCCTTGAGGCCTCAGCGGCAGTGGTCTGAGCGTTTGTAAGGTCAGAAGGGGAATCTGTGGGAGGGTTACCACCAGATGATTCACTGGTGGCCGAGGCTGCCGGAGCTAAGTTCAGCTTCTTCTTGGTGGAGTGAGCTTTAAGAACAGTGCAGAGCTCGTTAATATAGACGTAGAGCTTGGCTGGCCGCTTCCGAGACCGAGACAGAACCCTGGAGAGGATGTTGCAGaactctgcagaggccagaaaccCAGGCTGGGCACGCTGATGCAGTTTGTGGAGGAACGGGACCACCTCAGGGTGGTCTGATGTCTGCATCTTACACAGTTCAAGGAACTAGACGGTTCAAGGGAAGGGacagggaaaacaaacaaacaaaaagatgggaTCAGTAAGGCAAAATCAATCAGCCAATCAAACACCCCTTCCCTGGGATCTGCCCTATTGCATCATAGCGGTTCACAtctttaagatttattctttaagggctggtgagatggctcagcggtttaagagcactgactgctcttccaaaggtcctgagttcaaatcccagcaaccacatggtggctcacaaccatcctaacaagatctgatgccctcttctggagtgtctgaagacagctacagtgtgcttacatataataaataaatctttaaaaaaaaaaaatttattctttaaaactgtGTCACTCTTagctaggcagtggtgacacatgcctttaatcacagcacttgggaggcagaggcaggcgtatttctgaattcaaggccagcctggtctacagagtgagttccaggacaaccagggctacagagagaaaccctgtctcgaaaaaaacaaaacaacaacaaaaaaagattgtgtcactctcttcagacatgccagaaaagtacatcagatcccattacagatggttctgagccaccatgtggttgctgggaattggaactCTGGACCTAAGAGcatgcagtgctcttaaccactgaaccatctctccagctcagtggTTCGCATCTTTAATCACAGctgtcaagaggcagaggcaggtaagaactctgtgatttcaaggccagacTCATCTAGACAGCTCCAGGCAGCCCGGGCCACAAAGCGAGACCCCTCTCTCTCAGAAGCAAAAGGAAGGAGCCTTACCTCTTCAAACAGCTTCTCATTCTCCGCCTTGAAGCACTTCCGGCTACCTGAGttacccctccctccatccccacgGGGCTCAGGTGGACCAGAGGCTTCTGGTCTTGGTGAGACAGGATTGGAGGGTAGGTTGGAGGGCCCCGGCTGAGCGGCTGCTTCGTCCTCATCGTCATCGTCAAGCACAATGATGCTGTCATCGGTGGCCATGGGGGATCAAATCCCCCTGAGGGAGAAAAGTATTTGGAGAAGTCAGAATTCTGGAAGGGGATGGAAGCCTCAGAAAGAGCCCCTCGTGCTTCGTCCCACCCTGTCAGATACCTCGGGTTTCAGAATAGCTTAGTTCTTCCCAAGCTGCCTGCCTTCACCGCCTGTCTTCTGCAGCTCTGGGGGGACCTCCCGATCCTCACCCTCaactccagccccaccccccaatcGAGTCCCTGTCTTTCGGTTGCGTTTCTCCCACTGTCAGCTGCGAAGTTTTCTTCTTCCCCCCACTCCGATGGGGCGCGAGGGGCACAGCGCTGAGTCCCCGCCTACAGAAAGCGACACGCTGTCGACACTACCTTGCAGGTTTGCCCACCGCTCGCGCTCCCACACGACAGTCCTCTCCTTTATCTCCCTTAAAGGCTCGGAGGTGAAAGGGTTTCCCTCCCGGGAGCCTGGGGTCCTCGCCGCCCCTACAGCCACCTCCACCTTGCTCAAACCGGGGCATCAGGCTGGGCGTTTTTCACCCCAGTCCCCTCCCTCTCACCGCACCCTGGTTTCCTCCATTCTCTGGGACTCGTAACCGACAACCAGCCCGCCACTCGGCATTCCTAATGTCTGGGCTTCTAGCCCCAGGCTGAGGGCAgtctccagcctcagcttcccgCCAAGTAACCCTCTCCGCCTTCAGCCTAGGCCGCCACACTCCCCTTCAGGGCTAGCAAGGTACCATACAAGCTCGCCCTCAGACTCGGCAGCCAGGCCCCGCAGCTCCTTCGCCTTCGCCACTCCCGCGCCGCCACCCGCGCTCCGCGCACGACCCGGCCCCCACCTCAGAAACGGTCTCTCGAGGCTCCCCACGGCGCGGACCGCAAATCCTCGCATAGTTCCCTCCgccttccttcccccacccccaccgcaggCCCTACAACAGACCGGAAGCCGCGGAGTTTCCGCCTGAAGCGCCGGAGGGCGGCCATATTGCTGTACGGAACGCGGGCCTCTGGGAACCGGAAGTGACGCTAGATCCACCTACCTAGGCCACAGCTCCGGGCAAGCTGACGCGCGAGGGGGCGGGGCCTACGACCAGGTAGATGGGGCGCGCCACGCTGCCGTACGGCACCGGTCTGCTCTGCTCGGCGAGGCGCGGAGCTCTATGCGCCAGTTTGCCCAAGCCACTCGACCAATCACAAACTTCCTGCCTCAGACCTGCCTCCAACCCACGCCATGGGGTGGAGTCGCATCGCGGAAGACCCAGCCTTCCATCCTAGCTGGAGAAGAAATCTCAAGCAGGTACCTAAGGAGCTGGTGTCTCTATGGCTGTGCAGGGCTCCAGGGATCgaaataaaagattttcttttcctgccCCGGGTTAGTGTAAGCCTGACACTCCCCTACTTTGCTCTCCCTCGGGCCCCGAGTTCCACCGCCTGGTTGCCTACGCTTGCCCTTCCTTTGGAGATGCGGCGTGCACCTCGAGGCTCTCCAGCCCCGGCCTCCTGGGTCaggtgcacacgtgcacacacatgcatacaaaagaGCACACAGCATGCTGCTGCAGTGAGGTATTATTATTGCCGTCGGAGACCTGCCTCTCCATCTGCACCACAGACGTAATGACCGAGCCACGCCCCCCGTGGGAACCGTGGCCCTCTGTTTCTCCGTGGGTCTCCTTGACCGTACAGGAGGCAGTGCTTCTCGGCTGGGGTTGCAGGGCGTGAGGCAGATAGCTGGATAACCCGGCGCGGGCTTGGGAGAGAAACCGTACAAGCTGCCGCTGAGAGCGCTGGGAAAACGAAACGAGGCTCATAAAATCCCGCGGGGTGTCTTCTCCAGGAGAACTgcggagaaaaggaagagagggggaaccACTGTGATGCCCGCCGGGCACAGGATGAGAAGGTCCGCAGGTGTGCTGAAGTGGTAGCCTGATAATCAACACCCTTCGCGCGGAGACCTTGTCTCCGCAGCCTTCCTTCCTCGGTGGTAGGCATCTTGCTAATCTGCAGGACCAAGAAAGAAATCCAGCTGTTCTCAGAAGACCCGAACTTCAAACTTAAACTCACCTCCTCGCTTCCTGTTCAGCTTTCTGGGTTTACAGCATTTCAGTTGGGGCGGGGCGAGGCGGGGGCGGGATGGGGGCATCTCCCCAATGGCTAACCGGGCTCTAAGAGATAATGAAGGATTTAATTTTCACATCCTTGGGTTTCTCAAAATGGGTTTCCCTGAAATGAGGTTCCCCATCTTTTCACAATTATTTCTCTTCAGCTTTATGTGTGTGCCAGTGCAAGTCCACGCTGCATGAGAGGCTCGAGCGCCCGTGCCTGCTTTTGCAGGTTCCTCCCCCAGCACCTACCTagagtgactcacaaccatcgcTAACcctagttccaggaaatccaataggcttctgtgtggtgaatatgcatgcatgcaggcaaatcaagcaatcacataaaataaatgtatttttaaagttagtCGTTATAAAAACTGACAGCAAGCCGACCGAACATGGGAGAATTGGGGGAGGTTGGAAGGAAGTTAGGACGTGAAAGATTGACAAGAGTTCTGTGAAATGCTGTGTCTGGACAAGGCCAGCTTGTGGCACAGACCAAATCACAGGAGCCAAGGTTACCTGCCCCAGATAAGAGATCCCATCAGAAATGAGGAAGGGGCTCATGAAAATCCCCACCAGCTCTAAAGAGCTATTGGCAATTAACTGTTGTTGGGGGAGTCTTCCGTAAGTAACCCCTAGGTATACTCATGCAAATAACCCTAATTAAACTGAGTCACAAACCAAAAAAGTCGGGGGAAGTAGAATCAGTTTGGGAAAATAAAAACTTCCCTGGGATTAAGAGGGGGGATCCAAGAGATACATGAAAGTGAAAATAAGCAGAATTCTTTAACacggcgggcggtggtggcgcacgcctgtaatcccagcacttaggaggctgaggcaggtggatttctgagttcaaggccagctttgtctacagagtgagttccaggacagccaggacctcACAGAAAAaccgtcttgaaaaaccaaaaaacaaacaaacaaaaaaaagcattaacatataatgaataaaagtaAACATGTGTTTTACATGGTTTGATCCATTCTGTTCTTGCAATTATTGAAACTGCTCAAAGTACCTTTATGTATCCCAGCGTTtgtctgcacatatgtatgtatgtatgtatgtatgtatgtatgtgcaccacttgTGAGCCTGACACTCATGAAGATCAAAAGGGTTGGCTGACCCGAGGGGCTGGAGTTGCAAGCCGCTATGAGGAGAAACAGTAGACAGTAGTGGGATACGAGGAGTATGCGGAGCTGGGGTTAGGAAGGGCCTGACTGAAGCAGGGCTGGGAGTCTTGGAAGGAGGCCAGTGTGGGGGCTTTGAAATGTACAATGGATACTGGGGAAGAGCAGCTAGAAGCGCCCCAGGCACCATCCCTGGTCagtcttttcccttttccagaGGCAAGGGAAACAAATCCTTTCTGCAGATGGGAACCTGTTTCACAAGTTCCTGAGAGAATTCTGGCCTTTATCTAACTGCCAGAGACCCTTCTAGAGTCCAGTTTGTGGTGGGCCAAGATTCATTTCTGGACCTATGCATGGCCTAAAACCTAACCAGTCCAAGCTGTAGCACTCCTGGATACCTGAAGAAACCTAAGTCAGAACACCACAGAGACACGTGCACATTCATGTTTATTGCTGTTGCAATTGCAATAGCCAAAAGAGTGGAAGCAGCCAACTGGCCCGTAAAACAGACAAAATGTGGTATGGACATATAATGGAGTCTTACAGCTGGGAAGAAAACGTAAAACCATGATActtgcaggaaaaaaaagaaaatggtgtaCGTTCTTAAGCAAAATAAGctattcaaaagggaaaattaCTCCTCGTATTCTCACATGTGTGGAATTACATTTATATACCATGTATAtaaaggtaggtgtgtgtgtgtgtgtgtgtgtgtgtgtgtgtgtgtgctgcagaccggagtttgattcccaggacccacttcAGGTGCGTTCCAGCCCCTGGGCATCCAACACCCTGTAGCTTCTGTGGTCTGTGTGCACCtgaactcatgtgcacacacccacaaacagacaggcagataAAGACAATCTTACAGTGTTGGCCTTAACTCTCTCTTCCACCCCAATCCCTCTAGCATCTCCTTTCTCACCTCAATCGCACGGACCGGTCGGTCGTCTATAAGGAGATGCTCACAGTTCCAGAGCTGCCTCCTCCTCGGGGGTCCTCAGGAGCCAGTCCCGAAACTTGCCCCATGGCAGGGGCCACAGCAGTTTGTAAGCAGCCTCCAGCATCAGCAGTGTCAGGAAGAGGACCAAGAAGGTGAGGAAGACCTTGTCCAAAGCGCGTCGCAGGGGCCCCCGAGGAGGAGTGGGACCCTGGGCAAATGCCAGGAATATGTCCCCCTCCTCCACGCCTCCCTCCTCCTCCGCCATTTTCGAGCCGAGTCGGACAGCTGGCTGACTCGGTGTGGGGATGGAAGGCCTGGCTCagcactgctgggattaaaggctgagGTGTGATGATCCTGCAGCTGCTGGCTTTGACCCTAATTCAAGAAGCCaacagaaaggagagaactgCTATTGAGTttgggggcattttttttttttatttctttataagttTTATGACTTTGTGAGCAGGTTaactctgtctccctttccctgGGTTCCAGGGATGGGCAAGGGTGTCAGACTTTACCCGGTGAGCTGTCTCAGTGGCCCAGgttaaaccctgtctcgaaaaaaaacaaatctaaaaaataaataaataaataaaacaaacatagcCAAGCTGAATCGCACCTGCCTGAAATCCCAACCTTCAGGATGCTGGGGCAGGGCAGGATCGCTGAGTGTTGTTTTATAAAAAGccaaggagagaaggaatatgtctGGCGGAAGTGCAGTAAGGCGTGGGGGAAGGGGGGTCTGCGGGGGCCCAAGCTGAGGCATGCCCCCCCCAGGGACCAGCCACGTCACATGATGGAATAGAGTTTACTCAGGCGTGCGGAGGAGAGTTGAGGGaatagagacagagggagagagagggggggagagagagagagagacagagacagagacagacagagagagagagaagcaagagggcACAGCAAGAGCAAGAGCGGGCGGTGGCACattcctgtagtcccagcactctggaggcagaggcaggtggatctctgagttcgaggccagcctgatctacagagtgagttacaggacggCCAGGGAGATggtgaggaggaggcaggaaatTCTAAACAGATACTTGTGAAGCTTGTCCTTGGGGCCCTAGAGTCACAGGCGACTGTAATTACAGAGTGCGGAAAGGGGCGGTCAGGCATCAGGACGGTGGCCTCCAGAGACAGCAAGGGCTTCCTTCAAGcattaaagggctggagagatggctcagcgcttaagagcaccgcaccgactgctcttccaatagtcatgcgttcaaatcccagcacccacatggtggctcacaaccatctgtaatgggatctgacgccctcttgtggtgtctggagacagctacagtgtacttacgtaaaataataaataaatctttaaaaaaaaaaaaaaggaggggctCATTGTTTCAGTCTCCTGCTCAATTCTGGGGAATCAGGGTAGGTTTGAGGCAAGATAGAAGGGAGGGTTATGGGGACAGGGTAAAGAAAAGATGTCCTGTGCCCCGGAAGACTGGTCAGAGCCTCTCAGCTAAGCAAGATTTCCATTAACAACTtataagggggctggagagatggctcagcgggttagAGCACTAactgcccttctgaaggtcctgagttcaaatcccagcaaccacatggtggctcacaaccatctgtaatgagatctgacgccctcttctggtgtttctgaagacagctacagagttcttatataaaataataagtaaattaaaaaaaaaacaaaaccaaaaaacaaacagctTGTAAGCCCATTCTTTCCCCCTTGGTCTTTGGGATATCTCCTGAAATCTCTGTGGGATACTAGTGACTCTGCCTTACTTTACCATATTATGACCCAACCCAGAGTTCCGGAAGGCACCCTGTAAACTCACTTGTTAAATTGAGGGCACAACCTCCCAGCACAGTAGGGTGTAGCCtgcctttgctactttgtgggttctttcttccagcctttctcccCCTGGTCTCACCCCTAACGCTAGATAGGAAAGAAACAAGgacaaaggcaaaaaagaaactaggaaaatccctgaatctaatttctttccttttgtttcttctttgccccACAGCTGCTAACAAAGCAAAAAACGACCTCTCCAAATGACAAACGAccaacacccacacccaccctacccccacaccCACTCTACCTTACCCCCacgggagtggggtggggtggtctTGCATctaccctctgaaaagtctccAGAATTCCAGAACGTCACACAATCGCAGAAATtacctgcagctggcaaaaccgtGCTTCTGCTAGAGC is a genomic window containing:
- the Daxx gene encoding death domain-associated protein 6, whose amino-acid sequence is MATDDSIIVLDDDDEDEAAAQPGPSNLPSNPVSPRPEASGPPEPRGDGGRGNSGSRKCFKAENEKLFEEFLELCKMQTSDHPEVVPFLHKLHQRAQPGFLASAEFCNILSRVLSRSRKRPAKLYVYINELCTVLKAHSTKKKLNLAPAASATSESSGGNPPTDSPSDLTNAQTTAAEASRTRGSRRQIQRLEQLLALYVAEIRRLQEKELDLSELDDPDSSYLQEARLKRKLIRLFGRLCELKDCSSLTGRVIEQRIPYRGTRYPEVNRRIERLINKPGPDTFPDYGDVLRAVEKAATRHSLGLPRQQLQLLAQDAFRDVGVRLQERRHLDLIYNFGCHLTDDYRPGIDPALSDPTLARRLRENRTLAMNRLDEVISKYAMMQDQTEEGERQKRRARLLGTASQSSDPPKASSDSGEGPSGMATQECPTTSKAESDDDDEDEEEESNDDEEEEEEEEEEEEEEEEEEEEEEEEEEATEDEDEDLEQLQEDQGGDEEEEEGGDNEGDTSPTSPSHIFPRRNSQPTEGLRSPEEQQKRGLTEAPASPPGASLDPPSTDAESSRDRLYEPLLEEESPGSQRFELEIEALPEDTTPSPEERHVSSSRKKSEDSLPTILENGAAVVTSTSFNGRVSCHTWQDASPPSKKFRKEKKQLGSGPLENSYIKKQVAHQDTGWKTSVLSAPSPPLASVAPVAVADSSSRVDSPSHELVTSSLGGPSPSLLPQMPQCQSFRPCIYKTSVATQCDPEEIIVLSDSD
- the Smim40 gene encoding small integral membrane protein 40, whose product is MAEEEGGVEEGDIFLAFAQGPTPPRGPLRRALDKVFLTFLVLFLTLLMLEAAYKLLWPLPWGKFRDWLLRTPEEEAALEL